The Chloroflexota bacterium region TCATCCAGTGCGAATCGCCGCTCGGCGTTGAAGTCGGCGAACTCCGGACGCAGCTGCCACCCGCTGTCCGGGATGACGCCGATGCCCCGCCACGCCCGATCGCATGGCTCAAAGACCCGGGCGATCAGCTCCTGGGCGGGCCGGTTCCCCTCTCGCTGCACCGATCGACCGTAGGCGTTCTCCACCTCGTATCGGCCGGCCTCCAACTGGCGTACCGCCATCAGCAGCCCGCGCAGCAGGTCGACGGGCTCGAACCCGGTGACGACGATGGGGACCCGGAATCGCTCGGCCAGCGGCTCATACTCCCAGTACCCCATGACGGTGCACACATGCCCGGCTGCCAGGAATCCCTGCACCCGATTCCCGGGCGAGGAAAGGATGGCGGTGATGGCCGGGGGCACCCGCACGTGCGAGACAAGCATGCTGAAATTGGTGATGTCCTGTTCCTTAGCCTGCCAGACCAGCATGGCGTTCCCCGGGGCGGTGGTCTCAAACCCGATGGCGAAGAAGACCACCTGGCGCTCCGGATGCTCTCGGGCGATCTTCAGGCACTCCAACGGGGAGTAGACGATGCGCACGTCGCCCCCCGCTGCCTTCACCCGGAAGAGATCGCTGTGGGAGCCGGGCACGCGCAGCATGTCCCCAAAAGTGCAGAAGATCACCCCCGGCTGGGAGGCGATGGCGATGGCCTTGTCGATCAGCTCCAGCGGGGTCACGCACACCGGGCAGCCGGGAC contains the following coding sequences:
- the hypD gene encoding hydrogenase formation protein HypD, whose protein sequence is MRYVDEFRQPELVHKLVDELSATITRPWTIMEICGGQTHAFMRFGLDALLPSEIELVHGPGCPVCVTPLELIDKAIAIASQPGVIFCTFGDMLRVPGSHSDLFRVKAAGGDVRIVYSPLECLKIAREHPERQVVFFAIGFETTAPGNAMLVWQAKEQDITNFSMLVSHVRVPPAITAILSSPGNRVQGFLAAGHVCTVMGYWEYEPLAERFRVPIVVTGFEPVDLLRGLLMAVRQLEAGRYEVENAYGRSVQREGNRPAQELIARVFEPCDRAWRGIGVIPDSGWQLRPEFADFNAERRFALDDIQTQESSVCISGLVLQGRKKPYECPAFGTECTPMHPLGATMVSSEGACAAYYRYGKRAKQGVRDEA